TCTCATCCGTAGAACCAGATCCAGACTCCTTcctttgtgttctctctctgctctcactcGACCTCCCGACCCTAAACGAACAGGGCCAATCCGAGCGAGTCTCTTTGGTATGCCAAAACAAGGAGATAAAGATGGGATTTTCTCATCCACGATCACTTCTAGAATGGGTTTATTTATATTTCTTTATTAAACTAATTCACAGAATGGGAATTGACTGGCGGTAGAGTCCTGGGTGAAGACCTCTCCCTTAGCGCCTGTGAGAGCAGCGTGCAGCCGTCCGACACCGCGCAGGCCGAGTTGCGCAAGCGCTCCCTGTAGTCCGCCATCTTGGTGCTGCTCTCTGGATGCTGGGAGACGTCCCGGAGGCCCTGAGTGAGAAGGACGCACGCTGACACCACGCTCATGGCGCCACCCAGAACTGCCGTCTGCACACCCTTCCCCTCGGGTGACACGCTCGCCGCCCGCCCTAAAAACTGTGGTTCCGTGGCAAACCCGACCAATGCGTTTACCGCTTGGACCAGCGCCGCGCTGAACAGGACGCAGCGGCTGCGCGTCAGCTCGCTGGGCTGCGTCTTGACTTCCCGGACGCAGGCCAAGAGGGCCGTGCCGCTCGTGCTAATGCTCTTGACGCTGAGCTTGAACTGTTCTTTGGCGAAGCGGTCCTTGGACCTCTCGCTGGCCAGGCCCGAGGCATCTGTCAGGGTCTTGAGGTTGCAGGAGATGTTCTGAGATAGCTCCAGTAGAAGCTGAGGCGTGAGGTCCGGCAGCGGCGTGACCCGGAGGATGCCGCAGCTCTGCTCCACCTCGTGGCGGCACCGTGTCACTTTGTAGCGGTCCACCAGCCCTGGCAGACACGGCTGAGAACCCGAGGTCTCCACAGCCGCTAGGTATGCGGCGTGCGCCGAACACTCGGTCAACGACACCACCAGGTCCCCCATCTCTAGTAAGCGATCTCCCACCTCGACGAAGCGGCCCATGTTGAGCTGCGACTGGATGTCGTGGGTGAGGATGGAGAGTTCCTTGGTGCGGGCGATGACCGTGTCGCGGCACTGCTCAAAGGTCTCAGCCACTGCCACGCCATCCGCGGTGACCACGGGCCGTGTCTCACTACAGAGCAGGAGGAGGTCGGCAACCAGCTGCATCTTGCCCTTACACGTGTCACAGATGGACGAGAGCTTCTTCCTCTGCTGCAAGCTGCTGCTCTGTGTGCTGCTGGAACCCTCGCTAGCTGACCTCCCTGAGCCACTACTAGCCATAGTAGGGGGGTCAAGCTGCTCGATTTGTGGGGGGATTTCAATGAGAAACGTGTTTTACGTCGTCACACACTCCATGGACAGAAAGCGTAGTTTAAGACATTGTTATTAACGATAACCCACACCCCTATAAGTGTAAAACTGTGAGTTTGAACTGGCCAGAGAATATTCCTTATAGTCCTTCAGAGTACATGTAGTCCACCGTATGTGTCAATGTGAGATTGCAAAAAAGCACAGGGCATTGTATTCTCAAAGTAAACATTTGCTGAGATCAAAATAGAAGTTCTATGTCATGGTACCCCAGCTCATTATTCTCATACAAAGTACGGATAGGAATTCTGTTGGGGTTAAATTAGTAACTTGGTTTTGAGCTATGATCTATAAAATGAACTATTCTAAACACTTACTCTTCAATGAGAGTTCCttcctttacatttttttgtgacGAGAATCCCTTCAAATTATAACTTTCCATTTACTCAGTGTTTATAACTTAATCGTTGTAATGTTTACATATTAAATAAAATGCCCTGGAAAAAAACTTCGTCCACCTGCTAATATCTATTGTCGTCCCAGGTTTTCGCAAAACAGAAAAATTCACAGGTTATTGTAATAAAATCACACACAAAACTGCAGTGCCACCAAGGTGCCTATACTTCAGGCTAAGTGCAGACTGTACAAAGATAATATTAAAAGTTCTGAATTTAATAAAATCTAAAAATATTACCGATCTGATGATATTTGAACTGATAAACTACAATTTTAAGACGTGTCGTTTTTTCTGATTAAATGTACTCGAGAACACGATAGGATTGTAAAATACCTGCTTGCTTGAAGGCAGGGTGTATGTGAACCGTATTGTCCGTTGAAGAGTTCCCACTAAATTTGACCACCCTAGTTTGACCGGGAGGCTGGCTCATTCCAGTTACAAGGAGAGCACCACCCAGACACTTCCGTTCGACCACTCCTCGCTCCCTCTGCCTTTCCTGCATCATCATTACATGAGTCTTTGCAAACAGAAGGCTCCAAAAACGCAACAGGCCAATTGCACTGGCCCTCCCGCGACTTTCAACCTCTTCTTTTTCATACACAGTCCCGTGATAGACACTTGTTCGTCCGGCAGGTTCGATTCCATAGGCATATCTATTGTCCATAAGCACTTCTTAGCAAAACGCAGGGCGTGAATGTCTGGTCCGGAATATCCTGTGTCGGGTTTCGGTTTTGATATCCATAGCAGTCGTGTCCCTATTGAAATGATGGCCTAAACTCCTGAACCCGTCTGAAACAATCTTTCACAACTAACATGTCGGTCGACCACCAGACATCACTGAAAAATGAGTGTTGGGTTTTCCAAACTGAAAGTCAGTTGTGCTCTCTCCCGCTACATATTCTGTATTGCCTAGTATCAGGAAGCAGAGAGGGTGTGGTCGCACTAAAACGGCTTGATTGTAGCGAAGTAGCAACGCAGGCAGCGAGGAAAAAAATGATAGCCTTCCGCTGAAATAATATGTCACTTTAAAACTGTGTTTAAGGTCAATCTGGCTCGTCAATATAGAGCAAAAAAGCCCGGCGCGCGTTCATCAAATGGTCCAATACGATTCCACAGTTGTCCCGGATAGTTGTTGGCTTTCCTGGTGAGTTTTATGGTCCGGATTTTAGGGCAGACTGCTCCCTCAGCCATGAGCCAGCCCTTCCCGAGGCCCCGACGTGGGTGCATTCGACTACCGGTATAAGGGCAAAGTTACACCCAAAACGCAGTTCTCCAAAATGACCGACAGTCCGCCTTGTATTTCATTTATTTGGTTACCTTAATTTCCCTTCTCAAAATCAATCAAAACGTGTGATTCTCCGAGACCGCGCCGTTCTTACTTATACAAATCCAAACTTATTGTACACTGCTCATATTGACTGCTATAACACAGCTGTTGGATTCTACTGGAACGAGTAGCGTCTTTGCTGTGCGCTCATTTGGACTTTAATTATGTGTTTCGTGTTTCCGCGCTTCACGAAGCATAGGCTACGTTTCCACTTGGTGAGATTGAGCTATTTATAAtaaccaatgatgtatataaaccctggatcgctgatgctatgtattggccattgggAGGCTTTGATGTTCTGTtaggccatattggcactccccagtaggTCCTCCATAGGAaagaatggaattctacagtatttcaagtagaaaattacatgtatttaagtatttttgttgttgtagtggggacagtaacattagcaatctcaaaaaattatactttaaggatttaaaaatatatatatttaatttatttgtatgtttagctcacataatataattgaaaagtatgcattaaggtgtgtgtaatataataaatgtggcaaaaacgaatgcagacattaataaatgcatttctatagctttctAGGTATTTTTTACAATGGCAGGGgtgtgccaagatggaggcatggtggcttcaacacagcacatgtagtgtatctataaaCAATCTATTACACAGAATCAGCCAGTCTTTTTTAACTCACAACTAATGACATTAGGCTAAAGGCaaatgtatcaaatcaaattttatttgtcacatgccacgaatacaacaggtgtagacgttagagtgaaatgcttacttacaagccaaataagtgttaagtaaaaaatagaaaataaaagtaacaaataattaaacagcagcagtaaaattacAGCcggggctgtatacagggggtaccggtacagagtcaatgtgcatgggcaccggttagttgaggtaattgaggttgtatacaggctatatacagggggtaccggtacagagtcaatgtgcgtgggcaccggttagttgaggtaattgaggtaatatatacatgtaggtagagtgactaaagtgactatgcattgattataaacagagtagcagcagcataaaagaggggtctgggtagccctttgattagctgttcaggagtcttatttaaaaaaattatttaacctttatttaactaggcaagtcagttaagaacacattcttatttacaatgaatgcctaagaacagtgggttaactgacatgttcaggggaagaacgacagatttttaccttgtcggctcagggattcaatctagcaatctagcaacctttcggttactggcccaatgctctaaccactaggctacctgccgccccttatggcttgggggtagaagctgttacgaagccttttggacctcgacttggcgctctggtagcgcttgccgtgcggtagtagggagaacagtctatgactagggtggctggagtctttgacaattctgaGAGAATGTACTataaacatttattaaattgtATTGAGACTATCTCGAAATAAGAGAAACAGAATACAGAACTCATGTTCTGTACCATAACAGAAGCATATCATAGCCATGGATTCTTGCACTTTTTAAAGGGTGTGTTGGCCTATTTAATTTGAGCTGAATGTATTTTTTACTGACCACCTTTCTTaggcccaaatggcacactattccctacatagtgcactacctttgaccaggacctatagggcACCGTATccagaataaggtgccatttgggttgGGTACCATTTGTGATACAACCCAAATGGCACCACTCTTACAAATCTCATCATCATATCTCCAGAACATTTTGGGCCTTTGAATACTTGAAAGTTCTTTATTCCTTGAAGACGATCAAATACTATCCAGTACAGTTTGAGCAGGGTTGGTATCGCAGCATCCCTTGAGAAATATATTTCTATATACTTCAATGAGACAACTGAAATTAACTGAAGGAAAGTTATATATTTTTGTCACGTCAATCTTATTATTTACAGACCTACATTTGGGAATGAATATAATATAGATATGTTAATCACGCTGAAGGCGTATCTCATCATGCTGTTTTTTTGCATCGTACAAATACATGATAGTACATATATAGGTTTAATGTTATTTACTATGCAGATGGTGCTAATGGATTTCAAAAATATAGAAACCCTACTGCCTTATGCTGTGCTCTGAATAGTCTAAGAGCCACAGTATTTACTATGGCTGGAGAAATCTGACTCTTCTCTCTGTTAATGGTAGTGACATCACTGACATTGTCCACTCAcagaagacagagaggggaaagcTGGGATGTGAGGGAACCAATAGGAGAATTGAGAGGGGGACTAATACCTAATGCACTCTAACCTGTAGGCTTGAATGGTTGTGTACAAGAGCTGTGAGTCACAGGGAAGTCGAATACCTGTACTGTTTGTCAACATAGTGTTGGATATATTAGCTCTAGTATGATTGTGAATGATTCAAAAGAATCAAAACCAAGGAGTACGGTATGACTCAACAAGTCGTATTCTATCCAcagctgtcacggttgtcataagaaagggaccaaggcacagcgtatgtagagttccacatctttattccaaagtgaaacttcaagcaaaaacaaataaatcaaataaacaaaCACCTAAACGTGAATACGTGgtgcacaggcacaaacacaaaacaatatcccacaaacacaggtgggaaaaatagctacttaaatatgacccCCAATAAGGGagaacgatgaccagctgcctctaattgggaatcatacaaaacaccaacatagaaaatataaactagaacacaacatagaaatataaactagactaccccctagtcacgccctgacctactacaccatagagaaacaagggctctctatggtcagggcgtgacacacagcATACTTTCCAGAGTCCTAGAGTCAGATAACAAACAAGGAATACAATACATGAACCATCACAAtgcaatacagtgtgtgtgtgtgtgtgtgtgtgtgtgtgtgtgtgtgcgcgtgattCACTCTTCCCCAGAGTCCTATAGTTTTCTGTGTATACTCATCATAATTCAACATGAAATCTTtaaacacatatatacatatttaaTTTTATGCTACACTATGGTCTCACTATCAGACAATAAGTGTGGCCCTTTTTGTCTGAGGAGGTAGTTTACTTTACGACAGGGAGGCTAAATAAGGAAATACAGTATTCAAGTCACTAACGGTATCCCACTCAACCCCCAGCCCATCtgagcagagctgtgtgtgtgtgtgtgtgcgtgtgtttgtgcgtgcgtgcgtgcgagacTGTGTCCATGTACgtatgtgtgtgcctgcgtgcatgTGTTTATGCACGTGTGTGACACtgtctgtgtacgtgtgtgtgactgtgtgtgtgtgtgtgttgtgtgtcttggAAGCAGACAACCTAGCTTCTGCTGCTAAGGCCACAGGTTGTGCATTgtcagtctctctcacacacagctgcACAGGGCACGGTGCCATTAGGTGGAGTAGGCCGGAGAGGAAACGTTTCAGTTTATGTGGACTGGCCCGATCTCTGCTGAAGCACTACTGACCCCATGTACTGTGCTATAGAGGGGtgtggttaaatgcggaagacatttcagttgaatgcattcagttgtacaactgactaggtatcccctttcctttcctttataGCCTGCACACTACAGGAGCATTTAAAAGAACAGGCATCCATCCAGTGAAGAGTGAAGTTGTAAGCTGAAGGGTTTGAATCATACAATGACACAATCATGGGGTGCCCAAGCATTAATAATAGTGGGTTGGACCCATAGAAATTGAATTATATTTGGTTGGACTTTTGTTGATATTTCCAATACTTATGCTGTGTCTTGATATTTTATGTGCAAGTTGGACTGACAAAACAGCACAGGGCACTGTTGTCACTgtaaatatatacttttttaatTTCAATATTTAATTTAAATAAGTAAATTAAAGCAATAACGACATCATTTTCCTTAAAGTCAAGTTTTTTAGatgactaatgttactgtccccactacaacaacaaacaaatacttaaatacatgtaattttgttcttgaaacatttaattgaaatactgtggaattccattcattcctatggaggactgcttttactggggagtgccaatatggccgaccagtggcttcaaagcctctcaatggccaatataTAGATGGAttagctgacaacgtcacaaAAACCATGCTCATGCTTCAATTGGGCAGAAGTCCATGATTTGTTGTGATTCTGCATGTCCAGAtagctaccaacaatgacaagaaactgtcATGTTGGGAATCGGAAGTGACTTGTTTAAGCTAGTTTGATCTTGTTCTTTATACCATGTCTTGTGAGGTGTTGCCATATTAGCATGTCAACAACTGTaccgatgtatttgagagacaacagtGGCATGTATTAATGGATTACAAGGGAAGCCAGACTTCCCCCAAAAAATtaccaataaaaaaaatataattatccttcaatttgcaagaggcACAATTTATCTTACCAGAGAAAGCATCTGAGCAAGCGAAACAGCGCCTCtccgtctctgtatgtgtagcccatctatctgagGCTATCtagtcaaaaagagtatgacattgttgctgccCATAGAATTGAATGCAagagaagccagcgagcatttggcctcccttgataaaaaaagtatTGAATAATAGCCAATCATGAGCTCAGTcatgagctcaactgtgaatggtcctggcgcaccaaaaaaaaaggaagacagtttggatttggcttcacaccaatcacaacACATCGAGAGCAAAACATCCTTGACAGAAATAATTTGAATTGTTGaatctcattgtgttgttgtcctctggtggctagctagctagctaaaattgtccctttcctaaattagcaatGGATGGAGAtatggatttggacttgtggttttacttaattctccatactggccaatgattataatgtcgattctgatccaaccataaattcaaacattgtgcccctggcctgagaggatggaagttcaatatgtagttaGATGTAGTacgctaatgttaactagctggctcatCATTGCCCATTGAAGCAAGTTAGGCGAGAAAGCATTTCAGCCAGgaagcctaggacaacaaaaactaaaagtgtgtatatgacagagtcatagaccgtttcatCAACAtaaaagagaggaggatgacattggcgtttctctacaagtagggtgaatcaacatgttttttctacttttttcatacacacacacacacacacacaccgtattcagattacgttgattggactacattgtttttggtatcttttagttgtcactgtattagattaagcataggtgatttgatgatgttgaaatgttgaagttgaaatggtgctggaataatgAAGGCAGCTCCTTTTTTCTTTGCGACTAGCGATTATTCTCTttggttctaaatcagtagttgtttagtagtctgaaaatgttggaaactgtaacttgcttgaccatgctgtaaatCATGTTACAGTTTGTTAGATGCAATATGTTTGTGGACTTCACGGGTTTATATACGTGATTTTATTGCAACCAATTCCCCTTTCCTTCGTCACGTCCTCTGAGGAAAGACTCTCAGCCAATCACCGTTCACCATCTGTAAGCATGGCGGC
This genomic stretch from Salmo salar chromosome ssa26, Ssal_v3.1, whole genome shotgun sequence harbors:
- the LOC106587884 gene encoding talin rod domain-containing protein 1; protein product: MASSGSGRSASEGSSSTQSSSLQQRKKLSSICDTCKGKMQLVADLLLLCSETRPVVTADGVAVAETFEQCRDTVIARTKELSILTHDIQSQLNMGRFVEVGDRLLEMGDLVVSLTECSAHAAYLAAVETSGSQPCLPGLVDRYKVTRCRHEVEQSCGILRVTPLPDLTPQLLLELSQNISCNLKTLTDASGLASERSKDRFAKEQFKLSVKSISTSGTALLACVREVKTQPSELTRSRCVLFSAALVQAVNALVGFATEPQFLGRAASVSPEGKGVQTAVLGGAMSVVSACVLLTQGLRDVSQHPESSTKMADYRERLRNSACAVSDGCTLLSQALRERSSPRTLPPVNSHSVN